AAAGGTAAAATTAAAAGAGAAAGGTATTCAGAATTATTCCTCCTCAGACAGTGAAATTATATCTAATTTAATAAAAATGACTCCGGAAGAAAATATTGAAAAGAATATTGAAACAGTAGCTACCCAATTAAAAGGTGCCTTTTCTTTGGTCATCATGACGGAAGATAAATTGATCGGGCTTAAAGATCCTCTCGGTTTTCATCCCATTGCCCTGGGGAAATTGGGAGATTCTCATCTTTTTGCTTCTGAAACCTGTGCCTTTAATCTTATTGGCGCTGAATTTATTCGGGAAGTGGAACCGGGAGAGATGGTAGTCATTGATAAAGAGGGGATAAGATCGACCAAAATTATTTCTAATAACCGAAGATCTCTTTGTATTTTTGAATTTGTTTATTTTGCCCGTCCGGATAGTAATATATTCGGAGAAAATGTAGCATTAAGCCGGCAAAAAATGGGTCGAAGATTAGCCCGGGAGTATCCGGTACCAGCAGATATCGTAGTTCCTGTGCCTGATTCTGGAATCTCTGCAGCTATCGGTTATTCAGCTCAATCAGGAAATCCCTATGATGAAGGGCTGATCAAGAATCGTTATATTGGGAGAACTTTCATTCAGCCTGAACAATTAATCCGGGAATTTGGCGTGAAAATAAAGCTTTCCCCTATTAAAGAGATCATAAAGGATAAAAGAGTAATATTGATCGATGATTCTATTGTCCGGGGGACTACCAGTCGAAAGATTGTAAAATTGATAAGAGATGAAGGAGCCAGGGAAATTCATGTTCGAATCAGTTCTCCGCCTATTTTCTTTCCTTGTTTTTACGGGATAGACACGCCAAACAGAGAATATTTAAGGGCTGCTAATCATAACCTGGAGGAAACCAGAAAATGGATAGAAGCAGATAGTTTGGGTTACCTGAGTATTGAAGGATTATGCAGTGTTTTTGATAAAATTCCGGCTGATAATTTTTGTCTGGCTTGTTTTAATGGAAAGTATCCAGTGTAGGGGCTCGATTCATCGAGCCCCAGAGGACGCTAGTTTAAGAAAGGAAAATCTAACTGATGGGAGAATCTTATAAAGAAGCCGGTGTAGATATTAGCCTGGCCAATCAGATAGTTGAAAAAATAAAACCATTGATCGGTAAAACTTCTGTTTCCGGAGCATTGGGTGGCATTGGTGGATTTGGCGGATTGTTTTCTTTAACAGAACAGAAATATAAAGAACCGGTATTGGTTTCCGGAACGGACGGAGTGGGGACCAAATTAAAAGTTGCCTTTGCTCTTAAAAAACATGACACGGTGGGGATAGATTTAGTGGCCATGTCGGTGAATGATATCATCACCTGTGGGGCAAAACCTTTATTTTTTTTGGATTATATTTCCATTGGTAAATTGTCAGAAAAAGTAGTGATTGAACTGATAAAAGGAATTACCGAAGGGTGCAAAATGTCAGATTGTGCCTTATTGGGCGGAGAAACAGCAGAGATGCCCGGATTTTATGCAGAAGATGAATATGACCTGGCCGGTTTTGCAGTGGGAATAGTAGAAAAAAGTAAAATAATAGATGGCAGTGAAATTAGAGAAGGGGATGCGGTAATAGGCATTGCCTCTAATGGATTACACAGTAACGGTTTCTCTTTAGTCAGGAAAGTGTTATTGGAAGTAAAAAAATATGGACTTGATGAGAAATTAAATTTTCTGGAAAGATCCCTGGGAGAAGAGCTGCTTCGGCCAACCAGGATTTATGTGAAGCCGGTTTTGTATTTAGTTGAGAAATATAAGATTTTGGGAATAGCTCATATTACCGGAGGAGGATTATTGGAAAATATTCCCCGCATTTTACCCCAAGGATTATCTGTAGAAATAAATTCCGGTAGCTGGAGTAGACCTCCTATTTTTTCCTTAATCCAAAAAGAAGGAAAAATTTCTAATCAAGAAATGTATCGAACTTTCAATATGGGTATAGGAATGATTTTTATTGTATCTCATAGTGAATCTGAAAAAATATCAGGAGTACTTGAATCCATGAATTGTGAATCTTATGTCATTGGTCGAATTATTAAGGGAACAAAACAAACCATCATTAAATAATGACAACTTTTGTGCCAGGCACGAAAGTTGTCATTAAGGAGAAATTTATGATAAATATCGGAGTCCTGGCTTCCGGCAGAGGGACAAATTTACAGGCCATCATTGAGGCCATTGAAGATGGTAAAATTGCCGGTGAAATCAAAATCGTGATCAGCGATCATCCGAAAGCTTGTGCCCTGAAAAGGGCTCAACAATATCTTATCGATACCCGTTATATTGATTTTAAGGAATTTAAAAACCGGGAAGATTTCGATAAAGAGATCATCAAAACCTTAAAAGAGAAAAAAATTGACCTGGTCGTTCTAGCCGGTTATATGAGAATTTTGAGTCCTTATTTTATCAGGACCTATCAAAATAAGATCATAAATATTCATCCTGCCTTACTCCCTTCTTTCCCGGGGTTACATGCTCATAAGCAAACCGTGGAATATGGCGTTAAGATTTCCGGATGTACCGTTCACTTTGTGGATGAGGGAGTAGATTCCGGTCCGATTATCCTGCAAAAGGCAGTAGAGGTGAGCGATGATGATACCGAGGACTCTTTGGCAGAGAAAATCCTGAAAGAAGAACATCAAATTTATCCTCGAGCAATCCAGTTATTTTGTGAAGGTAGATTAATGGTTAAAGGAAGAAAAGTCTTGATTAAATAATCATTTATTAAAAAGGAAATGTAGGGGTTTAATTCATTGAACCCATCTTTTCGGGGCGGATAAATCCGCTCCCTTGATTAGAATTTTTAGAAGAGGGGTAAATTTAAAATGAAAGTATTGATTATTGGCAGTGGAGGACGGGAGCATGCCCTGGTGTGGAAAATAAAACAAAGCCCAAAAGTTTCTCAAATTTATTGCGCACCGGGCAATGCCGGAATTTCCGGGTTAGCCCAATGTGAAAGCATTGATGCAGACAATATAGAAAAATTAGTTGATTTTGCCCAAAAGGAAAAGATTGATCTAACCGTAGTGGGACCGGAATTACCTTTATCCCGGGGAATTGTCAATGAATTTAACAAACAGGGTTTAAGGATATTCGGTCCAAGTAAAAATGCTGCTGAGATTGAATCAAGTAAAGTTTTTTCCAAATATTTATTAAAAAAATACAATATCCCTACTGCAAATTATGAAGTCTTTCAAAATAGCAAGGAGGCACTCGCCTATATACAAAAACAGATTTTCCCTTTGGTCATCAAGGCAGACGGGTTGGCTGCAGGTAAAGGCGTATTTATTGTAGAAAATTTGCTAGAAGCAAAAGACGCCTTGAATGCACTGATGAAAGAAAAACAATTTGGGGACGCAGGCAGGCAGGTCATCATAGAGGAATTTTTAGAAGGAGAAGAGGTATCGATCTTGGCATTTTGTGATGGGAAAACGGTTATCCCCATGGTTTCCTCCCAGGATCACAAAAAGATATTTGATCATGACCGGGGGCTTAATACCGGGGGGATGGGAGCTTATTCCCCGGTTCCCTTTTATCCTGATGAGTTTGAAAAGAGAGTTTTGGAAGAGATTTTAAAACCTACTGTAAAAGGTTTACAGAATGAAGGGAAAGAGTATAAAGGGGTCCTTTATGCCGGATTGATATTAACCAAAGAAGGTCCCAAAGTTTTAGAATTTAATGCCCGCTTTGGTGACCCGGAGACTCAAGTTATATTGCCCAGATTAAAAACAGATTTAATCGATATATTGAATGCAGTCATTGAGGATAAACTTCATCAAATTAATATTGAATGGGAAGATAATGCTGCAGTATGTGTGGTAGTTGCCTCCAAAGGATATCCGGGGAAGTGCCAGAAAGGAAAATCGATTAGCGGTTTGGAAAGGATGGAAAAAATGAAAAATATGATAGCCTTTCATGCCGGCACCAAATTGCAGAGTGATCAGGTAGTTACTTCGGGAGGAAGGGTCCTGGGGATAACTGCCTGGGATGAAACGATATCCAAAGCAATAGAAAAGGCTTATGAAGCTGTAAAAGAAATTTATTTTGAAGGTATGTACTACCGGAAAGATATTGCCGCTAAGGCTATAAAGGAGAAAAACAAATGACCAAAATAAAACGCGCCTTAATCAGCGTATCCGATAAAGAAGGATTGATTGATTTTGCCAAAGGTCTGGAAAAATTAGGAATCAAAATTATTTCTACCGGAGGAACAGCCCGGCTATTAAAAGATGCTCAAATCAAAGTGAAATTAATTTCCGAAGTAACCAATTTTCCGGAGATATTGGATGGCAGGGTCAAGACCCTTCATCCTTTGATTTTTGGAGGGTTATTAGCCAGAAGTGATAATTCCCTCCATCAAGAGCAGATAGCAGTCCAGCAGATAGAACCAATTGGCCTGGTTGTTGTCAATTTATATCCTTTTGAAAAAACCATTTCAAAAAAAGAAGTAACATTGGATGAAGCGATCGAGAATATTGATATTGGCGGACCTTCGCTTTTAAGGGCATCAGCCAAGAACTATCAGGATGTCGCTGTCGTCATAAATCCCCGGGATTATCCTATCATTTTGGAAGAATTAGAGAAAAACCAGGGAGAAGTATCCTTGGAGACTAAAAAGAGATTAGCGACCGAGGTATTTGAACATACTTCATTTTATGATGGGATTATTTCCCAATATTTAAGAAAAAATCTACTTAAAGAATCGACTTCTTTCCCCCATACGCTCAATTTACTGGGTGAAAACGTGATAGATCTGCGTTATGGAGAGAATCCTCATCAATCAGCTTCTTTCTACAAAGAAGTATCGGTAAAAGAAGCCAACCTGGGAGATGCAGTACAATTGGGAGGCAAAGAATTATCTTTCAACAATTTAGTCGATTTAGGAGCGGTCCTGGAGATGGTGAAAGATTTTCAGGAACCTACCGTTGCCTTTGTAAAACACACCAATCCCTGTGGTTTGGCCAGCGCGTCTACTATTGAAGAAGCTTTTCGAAAAGCTTACCGGGGGGATCCTCTTTCTGCCTATGGCAGCATTATCGGTATCAATAGGGTAGTAGATTCAAAATTGGCTGATTTAATTGATGAAACGCCTTTTGTGGAGGCAGTACTGGCACCCGACTTTGAAGATGAAGCTCTCACAATCTTAAGACGAAAACAGAATCGCCGCTTAATCAAAGTGGGAGATTTAAAAAATAGAGATACCGAAGTAAAAGATATTAAAAAAATACCCGGTGGATTTCTGGTTCAGGATAGAAACATAAAGGAAATCAATATAGAAGACCTGAAAGTAGTCACCAATAGAAAACCAGATCAAAAAGAATTGGAAGAGCTCTTATTCGCCTGGAAGGCAGCTAAACAGGTCAAATCGAATGCCATTGTTTTGACCAAGGATAAACAGACCGTCGGTGTCGGTGCCGGACAGATGAGCCGGGTAGATTCGGTTCTCATTGCCATTAGAAAATCAGAAGGTCGTTCCAAGGGGTCATATCTAGCTTCCGATGCCTTTTTTCCTTTTAGAGATGGGGTAGATGAGGCGGCTAAAGCGGGAATAACCGCCATTATTCAACCAGGTGGCTCGAAGCGAGATGAGGAAGTGATCAAAGCTGCCAATGAGCATAATCTGGCTATGGTATTTACCGATACAAGATGCTTTAAACATTAATTTTAACGCATTCATTCTCAATTAATTTTAATGATAGGACAGATTTTGTATCTGCCCTTACTTTTTTATATACCATTCCCCGATTGTTTGGAATGCATCTTTTTTATTTTTCTTTCCTTATTTTCTTTGTTTATCCGGAAAGATTTCCTGTTTCTTTAATTTTGGCTAATCCTAATAAAAAACCGATTAACATAATGGCAACGCCGAATAAATAAGGGTAGTTAACATTAATATCAAAAATAAAACCTGCACATACAGGGCCAAAAATCCGTCCCAGGCTTTTAAAGGAATCGTTCAAACCCATAGACATGCCCTGTCCCACAGTAGATTTTTTGGAAATTAAGGCAGCCAGGGAAGGGCGGAGTAAAGAGATCGCCAAAATGAAAAATCCCGTGCTGATTAATACTCCCGGGTAACTCGTCACTTTTACCATGGAAAGAAAACCAATAGAACTGAGTAATAAGGACATTTTTATTATCAATTCCTCTCCAAATCTCTTGATAAGCCTACCTGCTATCACTCCCTGACCAACAGCCAGAACAATGCCCATGACCATAAGAATGGTGCCCACTTTTTGCGGTTCGTAGCCAAATTTTTTTAAGGCAAACAGTCCGTATATCCCCTGGAAATTTGTCAGTCCAAAGCTTACTATAAAAGTGATGATAAGCAAATTTCCAATTGGGCTGAGCAAGGCTTTTTTCATCCGTGCATATTGATCCGTGATAACTCCTTGGCTATTTTTTGCTTTCTTTTCTGCCGAAAGGGATTCAGGTAAAAAGAAAAAAATGAATAAAACTGATATCATTGAGAGTAATGCAGCGATAAAAAATGGAAAAGCAAGGGAATTAACCGACAGTAAACCTCCCAGGCCAGGTCCTATCACTATTCCGACACCCGCAGCAGCTCCTATTAATCCCATGCCGCTTCCCCGTTCTTCCGTGGTAGTAATATCGCCTATATAGGCCATTGATGCAGGAAGCATAGCTGAAGCCAGCACTCCTGATAATATTCTTGCAATAAAAAGGATCCATAGATGACTTGCCAATCCAAAGGCAAGAAGAGTAACACCATTACCCAGCATGCCAGCAATCATCACTTTTCTTCTTCCCCATCTGTCTGATATATCTCCCCAGATGGGAGCAAAGATAAGCTGCATGACACCATAAGAAGCAATTAAAAGGCCGAGTTCACTTCCGCCCGCACCCAACCTTTCTATATAAAAGGGAATGAGAGGCATCACCATACCGAACCCCAACATAACAACGACAAGACTGAAAAATAAAACGATGATATTAATGCTTATTTTCTTCATTGTAGTAATTTGTCCTTTCTCCCAATGTAAATATACCGACCGTCGGTTTGATTACATTAAAAAAATTTACTCTATTGCCCGTCCTTAAAAACTCTTACAATTCCCTTGCTCCCGTCTACCGTTACTCGATCTCCCGTCTTCATGTACATGGTTGCATTCCCGGTTCCTACAACTGCGGGAATGCCCATTTCACGAGCGACGATAGCTGCATGAGATAGTTGAGCTCCAACATCAGTGACAACCGCTGCTGCTTTCGAAAATAGAGTAGTCCAACCTATATTGGTTGTTGTGGTAACAAGAATTTCACCTGGTTGAAGTAAATGTCCTTCTTCAGGGCTGTCTATACGCCGTACAATTCCTTCCACACAGCCAAAGGATGCCGCACATCCTTTAATGATATTATCGTCAGGTGATGATAAAGTAGAAATCTCAATGGCATAAATATCACTGCGTCTATTTGGATTTTTCGCCCATTCAAAGGGATTAAATTCCCCTTTGATAAATTGAGGATAAGGTGGCAAGTTACAATATTCAGCGTATTTTTTCTTTCTGACAGGAATATATTGGCATGATAAATGATTGCCTGACAATACTTCAATTAATTCCTGATGGGTCAAAAAGAAAATTTCTTCACCAAGACCGGTTAACTCCCCTGCTTTTAGGAAGAAATGACGAACAACACCAACTGAACGGCTCAATTCTGAACGGATCCTTTCCCTTATATGTACTGTATCTCTAATCATATTTATTTTTTCTTTTAATATTTTTGCTTTTTTAGGGTAATCATTCTCAAGTTTTTTCCACATTTTTTCAAAATCAGCTGACCTTCTTTTCAATGATTCTTTTACCTTCACCGCTGAATCTTTAAATTCAGCTAATTGTTTCTCAAACCATTCTTCATCTTCTTCCGGACGTGGTACTGAAAACTCGTTTTCATTATAATGTCGGTGTCCATATAATTGAATATATTCTTCACCGCTGATTTCACCATTTTCCACTTTTAATAATCCTAAAAGCGGACCAATACTGGCCAGTTCCTCTGAATTACTGTTCATATTCGTCAAAAAAGCATTGGCCTTTTCTTCTGTAACTAATTTTTTTAACTCACTTTTAAAATTAGCATAAGGCATAAAAAAATTATCATTGAATGTATCCTGAAGGTAAAACAGTTGGATGAATAATGGTTTTACTTCTTCAAACCATAGGGGAACTAACTCCTTCTTTTCACGGACCTCCGCTATTTTTTTTCGAATTTTTTGGCACCTTTCAGGCACAGCAGAGGTGATGATATGCCAGTTTTTCTTTAACTTCCTCTGCTTCCATGCTGTTTTAATTTGATAGGGTATGATTTCAGATAATATTGTTTTTATGGAAATGGGAATGATTGGAATATCTACATTTTCCGATGGAGGGCTTATCATAGCTTCTAAAAAATTTACTGTCTGTTCATGATTCTTGCCAAACTTTCTCATCATTGAATAGACAAAAGAATAATTAAGGTAAAGGCGTCCCCCAATATTCCCTATGGCTGGATGTCTTCCAAAGCTATTACCCAGAACAGTATTCCACATCGACCAGGTACTTGGCGTCATGACCTCAGGAAAAACATCTCCAACCATATTATTAGTCCACAAATAATGTCTTTCTTTACTACTATTCCATTCAAAATAATCAGTCAAAATTTCCTTATCCGGGAGCGTTGTAATATCTCTGGACTGAAGAAGATAGACTTTATCTTTTGCAATGATCCATTCAATATCTTGGGGTGAACTAAAGTATGATTCAGTTTTACATCCCATTTCTATTAGATTTTTAATGTCTTTTTTACTTAATGATGGTTTATTTTGTAGCTCTACCGGAACTTTTACATTAACAGTTCCTTCTGTTTCTCTCACAGTCATTACTTGCTTTGTAGATATTTTATTTTCTGTCATTTCCCTTGTATTTTTCTCTATTATCCACTGATCCGGAGAAACCTCTCCGCTAACGATGGCTTCTCCAAGGCCCCAGGATGCATTAATCATCATCTGGTCTCGTCGATGGTTAATCGGATTGGCTGTAAATAAAATTCCTGCTCTTTCTCCGTTAACTAATTTTTGTACTACAACCGCATGGGACAGCTCATCATCTGATATATCCTGTTTTGCTCTATACGACATGGCTCGTGTGTTCCATAATGAGGCAAAACATTTTTTAACCGCTTCACAAATGCCCTCTATTCCACAAATATTCAGGTAGGTGTCATATTGACCGGCAAAAGAACTCCCGGGTAAATCTTCTGCCGTAGCCGAAGAACGAATGGCCACTGCGCCGCCACCTAATTTTTGGTATGCCGAGGCTATCTCATTTTTAATATCTTCAGGTATTTTACTATCCTTAAACCAATTTTGAATGGTCTCGAATACTTTTTCTAATTTTGCGGTATCGTTAAAATCAATCTTCTCAATAATTTTACTTATATTTCTT
This is a stretch of genomic DNA from Candidatus Atribacteria bacterium. It encodes these proteins:
- a CDS encoding MFS transporter translates to MKKISINIIVLFFSLVVVMLGFGMVMPLIPFYIERLGAGGSELGLLIASYGVMQLIFAPIWGDISDRWGRRKVMIAGMLGNGVTLLAFGLASHLWILFIARILSGVLASAMLPASMAYIGDITTTEERGSGMGLIGAAAGVGIVIGPGLGGLLSVNSLAFPFFIAALLSMISVLFIFFFLPESLSAEKKAKNSQGVITDQYARMKKALLSPIGNLLIITFIVSFGLTNFQGIYGLFALKKFGYEPQKVGTILMVMGIVLAVGQGVIAGRLIKRFGEELIIKMSLLLSSIGFLSMVKVTSYPGVLISTGFFILAISLLRPSLAALISKKSTVGQGMSMGLNDSFKSLGRIFGPVCAGFIFDINVNYPYLFGVAIMLIGFLLGLAKIKETGNLSG
- a CDS encoding phosphoribosylglycinamide formyltransferase; this encodes MINIGVLASGRGTNLQAIIEAIEDGKIAGEIKIVISDHPKACALKRAQQYLIDTRYIDFKEFKNREDFDKEIIKTLKEKKIDLVVLAGYMRILSPYFIRTYQNKIINIHPALLPSFPGLHAHKQTVEYGVKISGCTVHFVDEGVDSGPIILQKAVEVSDDDTEDSLAEKILKEEHQIYPRAIQLFCEGRLMVKGRKVLIK
- the purH gene encoding bifunctional phosphoribosylaminoimidazolecarboxamide formyltransferase/IMP cyclohydrolase, with translation MTKIKRALISVSDKEGLIDFAKGLEKLGIKIISTGGTARLLKDAQIKVKLISEVTNFPEILDGRVKTLHPLIFGGLLARSDNSLHQEQIAVQQIEPIGLVVVNLYPFEKTISKKEVTLDEAIENIDIGGPSLLRASAKNYQDVAVVINPRDYPIILEELEKNQGEVSLETKKRLATEVFEHTSFYDGIISQYLRKNLLKESTSFPHTLNLLGENVIDLRYGENPHQSASFYKEVSVKEANLGDAVQLGGKELSFNNLVDLGAVLEMVKDFQEPTVAFVKHTNPCGLASASTIEEAFRKAYRGDPLSAYGSIIGINRVVDSKLADLIDETPFVEAVLAPDFEDEALTILRRKQNRRLIKVGDLKNRDTEVKDIKKIPGGFLVQDRNIKEINIEDLKVVTNRKPDQKELEELLFAWKAAKQVKSNAIVLTKDKQTVGVGAGQMSRVDSVLIAIRKSEGRSKGSYLASDAFFPFRDGVDEAAKAGITAIIQPGGSKRDEEVIKAANEHNLAMVFTDTRCFKH
- a CDS encoding pyruvate, phosphate dikinase, with amino-acid sequence MFHYQYIRRLDQISKDDFLLVGGKASNLGEMIKAGLPVPGGFVVLTSAYQGFVKENNLQRNISKIIEKIDFNDTAKLEKVFETIQNWFKDSKIPEDIKNEIASAYQKLGGGAVAIRSSATAEDLPGSSFAGQYDTYLNICGIEGICEAVKKCFASLWNTRAMSYRAKQDISDDELSHAVVVQKLVNGERAGILFTANPINHRRDQMMINASWGLGEAIVSGEVSPDQWIIEKNTREMTENKISTKQVMTVRETEGTVNVKVPVELQNKPSLSKKDIKNLIEMGCKTESYFSSPQDIEWIIAKDKVYLLQSRDITTLPDKEILTDYFEWNSSKERHYLWTNNMVGDVFPEVMTPSTWSMWNTVLGNSFGRHPAIGNIGGRLYLNYSFVYSMMRKFGKNHEQTVNFLEAMISPPSENVDIPIIPISIKTILSEIIPYQIKTAWKQRKLKKNWHIITSAVPERCQKIRKKIAEVREKKELVPLWFEEVKPLFIQLFYLQDTFNDNFFMPYANFKSELKKLVTEEKANAFLTNMNSNSEELASIGPLLGLLKVENGEISGEEYIQLYGHRHYNENEFSVPRPEEDEEWFEKQLAEFKDSAVKVKESLKRRSADFEKMWKKLENDYPKKAKILKEKINMIRDTVHIRERIRSELSRSVGVVRHFFLKAGELTGLGEEIFFLTHQELIEVLSGNHLSCQYIPVRKKKYAEYCNLPPYPQFIKGEFNPFEWAKNPNRRSDIYAIEISTLSSPDDNIIKGCAASFGCVEGIVRRIDSPEEGHLLQPGEILVTTTTNIGWTTLFSKAAAVVTDVGAQLSHAAIVAREMGIPAVVGTGNATMYMKTGDRVTVDGSKGIVRVFKDGQ
- a CDS encoding phosphoribosylformylglycinamidine cyclo-ligase, with the protein product MGESYKEAGVDISLANQIVEKIKPLIGKTSVSGALGGIGGFGGLFSLTEQKYKEPVLVSGTDGVGTKLKVAFALKKHDTVGIDLVAMSVNDIITCGAKPLFFLDYISIGKLSEKVVIELIKGITEGCKMSDCALLGGETAEMPGFYAEDEYDLAGFAVGIVEKSKIIDGSEIREGDAVIGIASNGLHSNGFSLVRKVLLEVKKYGLDEKLNFLERSLGEELLRPTRIYVKPVLYLVEKYKILGIAHITGGGLLENIPRILPQGLSVEINSGSWSRPPIFSLIQKEGKISNQEMYRTFNMGIGMIFIVSHSESEKISGVLESMNCESYVIGRIIKGTKQTIIK
- a CDS encoding amidophosphoribosyltransferase, which encodes MHEECGIFGIFNQEDASKLTYFALYALQHRGQESAGIAVSDGEKLLIYKDLGLVSEVFNEEKLKALQGNCAIGHVRYSTTGANIWENSQPILKNYKGGTFSLAHNGNLVNQAELKVKLKEKGIQNYSSSDSEIISNLIKMTPEENIEKNIETVATQLKGAFSLVIMTEDKLIGLKDPLGFHPIALGKLGDSHLFASETCAFNLIGAEFIREVEPGEMVVIDKEGIRSTKIISNNRRSLCIFEFVYFARPDSNIFGENVALSRQKMGRRLAREYPVPADIVVPVPDSGISAAIGYSAQSGNPYDEGLIKNRYIGRTFIQPEQLIREFGVKIKLSPIKEIIKDKRVILIDDSIVRGTTSRKIVKLIRDEGAREIHVRISSPPIFFPCFYGIDTPNREYLRAANHNLEETRKWIEADSLGYLSIEGLCSVFDKIPADNFCLACFNGKYPV
- the purD gene encoding phosphoribosylamine--glycine ligase yields the protein MKVLIIGSGGREHALVWKIKQSPKVSQIYCAPGNAGISGLAQCESIDADNIEKLVDFAQKEKIDLTVVGPELPLSRGIVNEFNKQGLRIFGPSKNAAEIESSKVFSKYLLKKYNIPTANYEVFQNSKEALAYIQKQIFPLVIKADGLAAGKGVFIVENLLEAKDALNALMKEKQFGDAGRQVIIEEFLEGEEVSILAFCDGKTVIPMVSSQDHKKIFDHDRGLNTGGMGAYSPVPFYPDEFEKRVLEEILKPTVKGLQNEGKEYKGVLYAGLILTKEGPKVLEFNARFGDPETQVILPRLKTDLIDILNAVIEDKLHQINIEWEDNAAVCVVVASKGYPGKCQKGKSISGLERMEKMKNMIAFHAGTKLQSDQVVTSGGRVLGITAWDETISKAIEKAYEAVKEIYFEGMYYRKDIAAKAIKEKNK